A stretch of DNA from Francisella uliginis:
ACATATAAAAGTCAGCCTAACAAAGGTCATATATTAATGGATATAGGTTTAGATGAATATAAAGATTCTAATACAACTCAAAAACTTAAAAGTATGCTTAAAATCCCTTTTCTTAGGTAATTCTATGTGCGTGCTTTTGCTTGAATTGTTGATTAATTTAATTGATAATAATAGCTAGTTAAACTTTAGAAGAGAGATATCAATGATGTCAGCAATAAATGAGTTAGGTAAAGTTTATGAGCGTCCTTGGGGAACTTATCAAACAATTAATTTTACAGAAAAAAGTCAAACTAAAATCATCACAGTAAAGCCTAAAGGACAACTTTCTTTGCAGAAACATTTTAAAAGAGCTGAGCATTGGGTTGTTGTGACAGGTAAGCCAACTATAACAGTTGATGATAGTGTTA
This window harbors:
- a CDS encoding phosphomannose isomerase type II C-terminal cupin domain → MSAINELGKVYERPWGTYQTINFTEKSQTKIITVKPKGQLSLQKHFKRAEHWVVVTGKPTITVDDSVKEFNVGEHIFIPKESVHRLENFTDGDIQIIEVQVGDYLGEDDIVRLEDIYKRD